CTTGAAGCCGGGCGAGGCGGGCCAGTGAGTTCGCTGCGAGCCCGATGAAACGGACGTCCCCTTGATCTTCGGATTCGCGTGCGGCCTTTCGGTACTGGCGCAAGGCTCCAGGCCGACCTGTGGCTTCGAGCAAGAGAGCGAGGTTGTACCGGGCCTGGTGCAGGATCGTCGGCTTTCCACCACGCCGTTCGAGGACGATCGCCTTCCGGTAGAGGACGACGGCGTCGTCGAACCGCTCGAGCGCCCTGTTCGCCAGGGCGAGCCGCGTCAGGGCCGAAGCCGTCTCAGACGACGACGCTTTCCGCTTTTCCAGGATGGCGGTCTGTCGCGACGCCGAGCGGTACATCAGCTCGAAATCGAACTCGAAGAACGCGAGGATCGCAAGGGCTCCGTTGGCCGTAGCCGCCTCCTCCGTCTCGAGGCCGGCTACCGCTTGGACGGCAGACCTGACGGCCCGGAACCAGGCGGCGGGGTGGGCCCGGAAGTTGAACACCTGAGCGAGGCCGCCGACGATCCGGCAAGCCGCTTCGACGTCCGCACCTCCGCCGAGGCCCGATTGGACCGCGGCCAAAGAGTTCGGCAGGTCGTCGAACGCCTGGTCTGCGAGCGAGGTCCGGTCGCCGTCCTTCCATTCCGCCCCGATCCGTAGCGCCTTGCTCTCGTAGTACCTTCGGTGCCCGGCACGGAGCCCTTCCAGCCGGCCCGAGTCCTTGAGCTTCGATTCGAGGAACGTCTGGACGGGTTCGAGCAGTTCGAACCGCGGTCCTCTGCCGGTCGAGCGCCGCTCGAGCCAACCACCGTCCAGCAAGTCGGGAAAGTCCGCCCTGAGGTCTTCGTCGCCTAAGACTTGGACGGCGGCCTCCATGTCGAACCCTTTGGCGAAGACCGAGAGGTCGGTCAACCGTTCGGCCGTTCGCGGTTCCAGTTGGTCGAGGCTCCATTCGAACGCCTCCTGGAGTCCGCCGTTCCGGTTCGGCGATCCGCCCAGACGACTTCGCCTCAACAGCTTCAGGTCGGTGAGGGACGACGCCAGGCCTTCGGGTCCATAGACCCCGACGAGACCCGCTGCTAGTTGGACCGCCAAAGGCAGTCCGGCCATCGCCCGGCAGATCTCCGTGACGGCCCGCGCGGTCTCTTCGTCGACTCGAAACTCCCGGTTGGCCCTTGAGGCCCTGTCGACGAACAGACGGAAACTCTCCACCTCCTCGGCCTCGTGCCAAGGGGCGCCGGCTTTGGGGACCGACATCGGCTTCAAAGCCAGCACCCGCTCGGCTTCGAGACCGAGCCGGACCTGAAGCGCACTGACGACCCTGAGGTCGGAAAAGTCCGAAAGCAGCCGCTCCAGGAACGGGTCCAAGGTCAACGGAGCCGTGCCCTCGCAATCGATGGCGATCAGAGCAGGCCCCTTGCCGAGTTCGGCCCTCACCAGCTTCTCCGGCGAAGATCCGGGGGGCCGGTCGGGTGCGATCGCTTCGAGCAGGACCGCCCAGTAGCCTTCCGATGTGACGACCGCGGGCAGTTCGGCGTACCAGACGCGGTCCGCATAGGCGTCGCGAAGGGTCTCGCAAGCCTCGGCGCACAGTCGCGACTTGCCCATGCCGTTCAATCCCGTCACGGAGACGAGGCGGCTGGACCGGTCGGCCAAGGGATGGAGCCATCGACCGAGATCGGCCAATTGGGCTTCGCGACCGACGAACCTCGAGGCGGCGAACCGCGGAACGAGGGCCCTGCGGGTCTCTGCCGCACAGGCTTCCGTCAACGCTCTTGCGCCGGCAGATCCGGCCAGGGCCTCCGGTAAGTTTTCGAGCGTCTCGTCCGTGGCTTTGGAGGGCCCGAGCCCGAATTCAGCGTCGAGGACGCGCGACAGGACGTCGTACTGCCGGAACGCCTCCCCGGGCTCGCCCTTAAAGCCATACGTCCGCATGACGGCCCGGTGGAGCTCTTCCCGGCTTTTGAACGCCCGGAGCATCGTCCGCCCGATCGCCAATGCATCGTCCGGTTTTCCGATCGAGTTGAGGAGTTCGATCAGTTCGACCGCGGCGGTGACGATTTCGTCTTCGACGCCGCGGCGACGGACGGTCGCCCACGGGTCCTCGATGCCGGGAAGGTATTCGCCCTGGACTTCGCGTAAAGCCGTTTCCAGGTTGATGATCTTGGTCTTGGTCGAAGTCGAGGCCCGAGCGGCCTTGATCCCCTTTCGGAAGGTCTCGACGTCCGTCTCGACCACGCCTTCCACAAGCCGTAGCGTGTGGTGGTCGCCGCTCACGACGTCACCGACGTGACCCAGGTCACGGAACGTCCGCCGGACTTCGTGGACACAGACCCGGAGGCTGTTCCGGGCGTCTTCGAGGTTCCTCTCGGGCCAGATCTGGTCGATGACCTCGAGCTTTGGAAGTTCTCGGCCTTCGTGCTCCACGAGCAGAGCCAGCAGTCTTCCCAGATTCGACGAGCCGAACGTCCTGCCGGCACCGTTCTCGCCTTCCAGCCGGACTTGGCCGAAGAGGGAGAGCCGCCAGGGACAAGCCTTACGTTCGAGCGAGAGCGATCCGAATACTGCCAATCCACGACTTCCGGAGTTTAGTTGTGGTGCACATTATAACGTACCGGATTAATGTTTCCGGTAATGGAAGCCTAATGGGAGGCACCGGATCATTCGTTCGCCGGCGAGAGTTTGTTTCTGCGCGCCGGCTTGGGAGAACGAGTGATCATGAAACAGTTCCATAAGATCGGCTTTTCCACTTTGCTAGCGGCCAGCCTCGTGCTTACGGCATGGGCGCGCCCCGCCGCAGCCCCGACCTTCCAAGACGGCTCAGAAGCTCCGCAGGCCGCATCGCAGTCCTTCTCCCTCCAATGGGCCGCGATCGAGTCGTTCATGAACGCCCACGTCGTCGTCGACAATCCGTCGACCCGGAACGACCTGGAGAACGAAGCTCAGCTCGGCATCAAGTCTTGGTCGGTCGCCGGACCCGAATTGGGATGGCCGACGAGCTTCGGGGCCGGGACGCTCAAGTTCGACTCGGTCGCAGCGGCCCTGCTTTGCTCGGTGATGATCTTGGCGATCGTCCCGTAAGGGCCGCCGAACCCTAGACCCCAAGACCGACGACGGCCGAACGGACCGCGGCGACCTGGGCCAGGATCTCGTCGATCCGGTCCAGGGGCCACTGGGTCGCGGCGTCGGACAGTGCGCGTGCCGGATCGGGGTGGACTTCCAAGAACAAGGCGTCCACTCCGACCGCCACCGCCGCCCTTGTCATCGCCGGGATCGACTCGCGTGCACCGCCCGTCGACGTTCCCGCCGCCCCTGGACGTTGCGCCGAGTGGGTCGCGTCGAAACAGACGGGCCGGCCGAACGACCTCATCGTCTCGAGCCCCGGCATGTCGACGATCAGGTTGTTGTAACCGAACGTCGTGCCCCGTTCGGTCAGCATCGTGCCCCGAGCGCCGAACCCGTCCAGCTTTTCAACGATGTTCTTCGTGTCCCAAGGCGCCAAGAACTGCCCTTTCTTCACGTTCACCGGCTTTCCGGTCTCGGCAGCCGCCTGCAAGAGGTCGGACTGCCGGCACAAGAACGCTGGGATCTGGACCAGATCGATCACTTCGGCTGCGACGGCTGCCTCTTGTGGCAGGTGCACGTCGCTCGTCACGGGCAGACCGGTCCGTTCCTTCACGGCACGGAGCGTCTTCAAGCCCGCTTCCATCCCCTCGCCCCGCGACGATCCCGCCGAAGTCCGGTTGGCCTTGTCGTAGGAAGCCTTGAACACGTATCCGAACCCGTAGGCCGCGCAGGCTTCTTGCATCCGTTCCGCGACGACGAGGCAGAGGTCGAGCGACTCGGCCAAGCAGGGACCGGCGATCACGGAGAGGCGGCCGCTGCCGAACGGAACGTCG
This genomic interval from Armatimonadota bacterium contains the following:
- a CDS encoding winged helix-turn-helix domain-containing protein, whose protein sequence is MAVFGSLSLERKACPWRLSLFGQVRLEGENGAGRTFGSSNLGRLLALLVEHEGRELPKLEVIDQIWPERNLEDARNSLRVCVHEVRRTFRDLGHVGDVVSGDHHTLRLVEGVVETDVETFRKGIKAARASTSTKTKIINLETALREVQGEYLPGIEDPWATVRRRGVEDEIVTAAVELIELLNSIGKPDDALAIGRTMLRAFKSREELHRAVMRTYGFKGEPGEAFRQYDVLSRVLDAEFGLGPSKATDETLENLPEALAGSAGARALTEACAAETRRALVPRFAASRFVGREAQLADLGRWLHPLADRSSRLVSVTGLNGMGKSRLCAEACETLRDAYADRVWYAELPAVVTSEGYWAVLLEAIAPDRPPGSSPEKLVRAELGKGPALIAIDCEGTAPLTLDPFLERLLSDFSDLRVVSALQVRLGLEAERVLALKPMSVPKAGAPWHEAEEVESFRLFVDRASRANREFRVDEETARAVTEICRAMAGLPLAVQLAAGLVGVYGPEGLASSLTDLKLLRRSRLGGSPNRNGGLQEAFEWSLDQLEPRTAERLTDLSVFAKGFDMEAAVQVLGDEDLRADFPDLLDGGWLERRSTGRGPRFELLEPVQTFLESKLKDSGRLEGLRAGHRRYYESKALRIGAEWKDGDRTSLADQAFDDLPNSLAAVQSGLGGGADVEAACRIVGGLAQVFNFRAHPAAWFRAVRSAVQAVAGLETEEAATANGALAILAFFEFDFELMYRSASRQTAILEKRKASSSETASALTRLALANRALERFDDAVVLYRKAIVLERRGGKPTILHQARYNLALLLEATGRPGALRQYRKAARESEDQGDVRFIGLAANSLARLARLQGDLRTSLAASRRALEVLELGHDDRAKAFVQNELAMSLLQSGQTAEAVCLASRALESAMSMGEYNLARSTLSVLASGMASFGNGTKAALAVGVFEHFHSRVPVRPYEEDVERVSSVQAELTVPVFQVPRHATDLTDVLRPLFGLDEASIA
- the kdsA gene encoding 3-deoxy-8-phosphooctulonate synthase; the protein is MKGFQVGDVPFGSGRLSVIAGPCLAESLDLCLVVAERMQEACAAYGFGYVFKASYDKANRTSAGSSRGEGMEAGLKTLRAVKERTGLPVTSDVHLPQEAAVAAEVIDLVQIPAFLCRQSDLLQAAAETGKPVNVKKGQFLAPWDTKNIVEKLDGFGARGTMLTERGTTFGYNNLIVDMPGLETMRSFGRPVCFDATHSAQRPGAAGTSTGGARESIPAMTRAAVAVGVDALFLEVHPDPARALSDAATQWPLDRIDEILAQVAAVRSAVVGLGV